AATGAAGGCCCCGAAGAACATCACCCCGATCAGCTGCAGAGGCAGGATGTCGGCCCGGGACAGGCCCAGCTCGCCGGTCGCCCAGGACAGGCCCCAGACGGTCAGCAGATAGAAGACCACGAAGGTCGTCGTCCCGCCCAGGGCGCCGAGCGCCAGGGCGCCCTTGTACCGGGCGAACAGGGTCAGGACCGGCGCTCGCACCCGCTCGGCCTTGGCCACGACCTTCTGGAACTCGGGCGTCTCGTGGATGCGCAGCCGCACCCACAGGCCGACGAAGACCAGGATCGAGCTGGCCACGAACGGGATCCGCCAGCCCCAGCTCAGGAAGTCCGCCTCGGCCATGAAGCTGGTCAGGAGGATGAAGGCCCCGGTCGAGAGGATGAAGCCGATGGGCGCGCCGAGCTGCGGGAACATGCCAAACCAGGCCTTGCGCCCCGGCGGGGCGTTCTCGGTCGCCAGCAGCACCGCCCCGCCCCACTCGCCGCCCAGGCCGAAGCCCTGACCGAAGCGGCAGATGGCCAGTAGCAGCGGCGCAATGACCCCGACCTGGGCATGGGTCGGCAGAAGGCCGATGGCGATGGTCGACAGCCCCATGGTCATCAGGGCGGCCACGAGGGTGGCCTTGCGCCCGACCCGGTCGCCGAAATGGCCGAACACCACGGCGCCGACGGGGCGGGCGAAGAAGGCGATGGCGAAGGTCACGAAGGAACTCAGCTGCGCCGCCGCCGGGTCGGTGCCCGGGAAGAACAGGGCCGGAAACACCAGCACCGCCGCCGTGGCGTAGATGTAGAAGTCGAAGAACTCGATGGTCGTGCCGATCAGGCTGGCGAACAGCACGCGGCGGGTCGACGCCGGGCTGGGCGCGAACAGCAGGTCGGATTGGGTCACGGGCGCATCCTCGGGCTTCTTTCCCGCATGGGATGCGCGGGGCGACCGGTCAGGTCAAGCCGGAAGCTCTGCCGTTTCCTTCACCGGCGCCGGTTCGCCTTCGGGCCGTTCGGCGTAACGGCGGGCCAGGACGGCGCAGACGAACAGCTGGATCTGGTGGAACAGCATCAGCGGCAGAACGATCAGGCTGACCGCCTGACCGGCGAACAGGATGGCGGCCATGGGGATGCCCGAGACCATCCCCTTCTTGGAGCCGCAGAAGACGATGGCGATCTCGTCCTCTTTCGAAAAGCCCAGCCTGCGGCTGGCGATCGTCAGGGTCACCATGACGGCGCCCAACACGAGGATGTTGAGGAGGAAGACCAGACCCAGATCGAGGACGTCCAGTTTGCCCCAGATGCCCGCGACCATGCCCGCGCTGAAGGCCGCATAGACGACGAGCAGGATCGAGCCGCGGTCGACGTAACCGACCAGTTTGGCGTGGCGGCTCAGGAAGGCGCCGATCAGCGGCCGCGCCGCCTGACCGAGGACGAAGGGCAGCAGGATCTGCAGGGAGATGTCCTCGACCGCCTTCAGCGAGATCCCGCCGCTCGCGCCCGGCAGCAGGAAGGTGACCAGAAGCGGCGTCAGGACCACGCCCAGCAGATTGGACAGCGACGCGCTGCACAGGGCCGCCGGGACATTGCCACGAGCGATGGAGGTGAAGGCGATCGACGACTGCACCGTCGAGGGCAGCAGGCTGAGATACAGAAGCCCGACCGCGATCTCGGGCGCCAGAAAGCGGCCGAAGACGGCGTTCACCGCCAGGCCGATCAGGGGAAACAGGACGAAGGTCGAGGCGAACACCATCGACTGCAGCCGCCAGTGCGACAGCCCGGCCCAGATCGCCGCGGGCGAAAGCCGTGCGCCGTACAGGAAGAACAGCAGGGCCACCGCCGCCGTGGTCACCCACTCCGCCACGACCGCCCACTCCCCCCTCGCCGGCAGGACGGCGGCGATGGCCACCGTCGCGATCAGCATCAGCAGATAGGGGTCGATCAGGCGGCGCAACGTGCTCATGCGAAGGCTTTGGGCCTCTGCGCTGCGATGCACAACCGGCCGGGCCTCACGAACGGTGACCGCTCCCCGTGCTCACACGGCTAGATCGGAACGAGGAAGTAGGTGATCCCGGTGACCTGCAGAATGACGTAGGCCAGCATCGAACCGATGAACATCACCACCCCCAGGGCGATCACCCGCGCCGCCGATCCGAACCAGGACAGCCCATAGGCGAACCGCACATGGGCCACGCCGTGGACGACGATCGCGATGAACAGCACCGGCAGCACAAGCGGGGCCAGCGACATCGTCGGGTTCATCAGAAGGCGGGCCACGGCGAAGTCGCCGACGTATTGAACCGACAGACCGGAGACCACGATGAACGCCAGAACGGAACAGGCCGCCAGCCCGAGGAAGGCGCTCTCGTAGAGGGCGAAGGCGACGTGCTGGTAAAAGGTTCGCTTGAGCCGTGACGGCAGCAGCAGCGGCATGATCAGGGCCGTCACAGCAGTGCCGACCACAGCCGTCTGGAAGACGAACAATTGCAGGATCGACCCGATGACGCCGTCGCTCCTGGGCCAGGCAAGGCTTTGGGCCAGGGTCAGGATCGATCCGAACACCACGACGGCGAACACCGTCCGGACCGGCGACATTCTCAAGGTCCGCCGGCCTTCCCACCAATCCCGCGTAAGACGACCGGGATTGAGCAGCAGCAGTCCCAGGGTGCTCCACAGAATCCCGTCCGGCCGGGCAAACGCCATCAGCCATTCGATGACGAGGTCGAGGACCCGATCCCGCTGAACGACCGTCTGGCCGCATTCTCCGCAATAGCGGCCGGTGACGGGGTGCGCGCAGTTGCGGCACAGCAGGGTCGATGTCGGCGCCACCTCAGCGATTTCAGGCAATGTCGACACGCGGACCTCCGGGGATAGGACGCATGCTCGCCGATCGCGCTCAACACACCCTTAAGCTGAGCGAAGAAATCCGCACCCGGGCGTCGCCTCAGGTCCCTCGCGGCTTGGCGCGGCTGGTGGGGTCGGCGTTGGCGGGGTCTTCGGGCCAGGGGTGGCGGGGGTAGCGGCCGCGCATCTCGGCGCGGACGGCGGCCCAGCTGCCGGACCAGAAGCCGGGCAGGTCTTTGGTCATCTGCACCGGACGGCGGGCGGGCGACAGCAGGGCGAGCGTCAGGGCGACGCGGGCATGACCGCCGACCGTCGGATGGGTTTTCAGGCCGAACAGCTCCTGCACCCGGATATCGACGCGTGGCCCGCCCTCGGCCGCATAGTCGATGGCGGCAGAGCCGAGCGGCGTGACCAGCCGGGCGGGCGCCAGATCGTCCAGCGCCCTCTGCCGGTCCCAGGGGATCAGGGTCCGCAACCCCTGTTCCAGCGCCCCGTCGGAGATGGCCTCGAGCGACTGGACGGTCTCCAGCAGGGGCCAGAGCCAGGTCTCGCGTTCGGCCAGAAGCCCGGCCTCCGACATATCGGGCCAGCCGTCCTCCAGCCCCGCCAACCACACCAGCCGGGCGCGCAGATCGGAGGCCCGCTCGCCCCATTTCAGATCGCGCAGGCCGTCGCGCTCGACCTCGGCCTTCAGGGCGGCCGTGACGGCGGCGCGGTCGGGGGCGCCGGTGATCTTCTCGTCGACGACGATGGCGCCCAGACGCCGGATGCGGCGCATGACCATACGGCCCGAGGGTTCGCGCGTCAGCCGGTCCTCGACCGTGACCTGATCCTCCAGCGCCGCCGGATCGACCGGCGCGGCCAGACGGATACGGTCGCGAGCGTCCCCGCCGCCGACCTCTGCGACAGCCAGCCAGGGCTCGCGCGCCAGCTGATCGGTCGGATCGAGGAAGGCGCCGCGTCCCGAAGCCAGCAGCACCTCGCCCGGCTTGCCGCGCGCCCTGGCGATCCGCTCGGGGAAGGCGGCGGCCAGCAGGGTTCCAATGTCTCCGTCACCGCCCTTCCCGCGCCCTTGGGACGCCGCCCGGCTCCAGCGCTCGGCCAGCTTCATCGCGTCGCGGGCGCGGGGCGAGCGGTCGCGCTCCAACCCGCGCAGACGCTCGCGGATATCGACGTCATTGCCGCCCAGCCCCGGCTCGGACAGCACCGCCGCCAACTTCGCGCCCAGCATCGCCTCGCCCGCATCGGCGGCTACGGCGGCCAGATGAGCCAGACGGGGCGTCAGGGGGATGCCGATCAGCCTCTTCCCATGGTCGGTCAGGGCGCCGGCCTGATCCAGCGCGCCCAGCCGGGTCAAGACGTTCCTCGCCTCGGCGAAGGCGCCGGCGGGCGGCGGGTCCCGCAGGGCCAGCTCCTCGGCCGACCGCGCCCCCCAGCGGGCCAGATCCAGGGCGAAGGCGGTCAGGTCGGCCTCGAGAATCTCGGGCCGCTGATGCGGGACCAGACCGCGTGTCTGTTCCTCGTCCCACAGCCGGTAGCAGACGCCGGGCTCCACCCGCCCCGCCCGGCCCCGGCGCTGTTCCGCCGAGGACCGGCTGACGCGGACGGTGATCAAGCGGGTCAGGCCGCTGGACGGCTCGAAGCGGGGCACACGCGACAGGCCGCCGTCGATGACGACCCGGACGCCCTCGATGGTCAGGCTGGTCTCGGCGACCGAGGTGGCCAGGACGATCTTGCGCCGGCCGGGCGGCGACGGACCCAGCGCCCGGTCCTGCTCGGCCTTGTCCAGCGCACCGTACAGGGCGACCACATCGACCGCCGGGTCGTGCACCTGTTCGTTCAGTCGCTGCAGGGTGCGGTGGATCTCGCCCTGCCCCGGCAGGAAGGCGAGGATCGACCCGGTCTCCTCGGTCAGGGCCTGACGGCAGGCCCGGGCCATGGCGTCCTCGAACCGTTCGGCGGCGTTGCGGCCCAGGTAACGGGTCTCGACCGGGAACATCCGCCCCTGCGCCTCGACCACGGGCGCGCCCTGCAACAGCGCCGACACCCCCGCGATATCCAGCGTCGCCGACATGACCAGCAGCTTCAGATCGGGCCGCAGCAGGGACTGACTCTCCCGCGCCAGGGCCAGACCCAGGTCGGCGTCCAGACTGCGCTCGTGGAACTCGTCGAACAGGACGGCGCCGACGCCGTCGAGCCCGGGGTCTTCGAGGATGATGCGGGTGAAGACGCCCTCGGTGATCACCTCGATGCGGGTCTTCGGTCCGATCCGGCTCTGCAGCCGGGTGCGATAGCCGACGGTTTCGCCGGCGGATTCCTTCAGGGTCGCCGCCATACGTTCGGCGGCGGCGCGGGCGGCCAGACGCCGTGGCTCCAGCACCAGCACCTTGCCGTCGCCCAGCCAATCCTGGTCCAGCAGGGCCAGGGGCACGACCGTCGTCTTGCCCGCCCCCGGCGGCGCGGCCAGCACGACCGCGTCCGACCCGGCAATCGCGGTCTTCAGGTCTTCGAGAACAGCATGAATCGGAAGCATCAAACGCGCTCTAGCGGCAACGCAGGCGGTCATGAAAGCGTCGTCGCAAGGTCACCCGATTGATACCGCGTTGCACAAGCCCGTTTCCATGGTTAGCGTCCCGCCCAAACCGGCAGGAGCCGGGGGCAACAAGTCGAGGGGTAATCCATGTGGCGCGTTAAATCGCTAGACGCGATTCTAGCCACGGCCGAGAAGAAGTCTCTTCATCGGTCGCTAGGTCCGGTTCAACTGACCCTTTTGGGTATCGGCGCCATCATCGGCACCGGCATTTTCGTCCTGACCGCGGCCGCCTCGCAAAAGGCCGGCCCGGGCATGATGCTGAGCTTCGTGATCGCCGGCGCGGTCTGCGCGGTCGCCGCGCTCTGCTACTCCGAACTGGCGGCCATGGCCCCGGTTTCGGGCTCCGCCTACACCTATACCTACGCCGTCATGGGCGAACTGCTGGCTTGGTGCGTCGGCTGGGCCCTGATCCTCGAATACGCCGTCGCGGCCTCGGCCGTGTCGGTCGGCTGGTCGGGCTATGTGCTGGGCTTGATAGAGAACGGGCTACATTTCAACTTCCCTGATCTTCTATCCGCCGGACCGACCTGGGCCATGAAGGGCTTCATCCCGGTGCCGGACTTCTCGGCGGGCATCGTCAATGTTCCGGCCATCATCGTGGCCCTCGCCGTGACCGGCCTGCTGATCCTCGGCACGACGGAATCGGCCCGCGTCAACGCCATCTTGGTGGCCATCAAGGTCATCGCCCTGACGGTCTTCATCGTCCTGACCCTCCCGGTCATCGACACCGCCAACCTGTCGCCCTTCACGCCTAACGGCATGTTCGGCGCCTATTCGGGCATGGGCGTCGTCGGGGCCGCCGCCTCGATCTTCTTCGCCTACGTCGGCTTCGACGCCGTCTCGACGGCCGCCGAGGAAACCAAGAACCCGCAGAAGAACGTGCCGATCGGCCTGATCGGTTCGCTGGCCTTCTGTACGGTCTTCTATCTGCTGGTCGCCCTCGGCGCGGCCGGCGCCATCGGCGCCCAGCCGGTGCTCGGCGCCGGCGGTGCGGCTGTCGAGCCGGGTTCGCCCGCCTTCGTCGCCGCCTGCGCCCTGCCCGCCAACGCCCAGCAACTGGTTTGCTCGAACGAGGCGCTGGCCCACGTCCTGCGCGTCATCGGTCACCCGCAGGTCGGCAACGCCCTGGGCCTGGCCGCCATGCTGGCCCTGCCCTCGGTCATCCTGATGATGATCTATGGTCAGACCCGCATCTTCTTCGTCATGGCGCGTGACGGTCTGCTGCCGGAAGGCCTGACCAAGATGCACAAGACGTTCAAGACGCCTTACATCGTGACCCTGTTCACCGGGATCGCCGTCGCCATCGCCGCGGCCCTGTTCCCGGTCGGGAAGCTGGCCGACATCTCCAACTCGGGAACGCTGTTCGCCTTCTTCATGGTCTCGATCGCGGTCCTGGTCCTGCGCAAGACGGATCCGAACCGTGGCCGGCCGTTCAGAATGCCGCTGGTCTGGATCATCGCGCCGATCTCGGCCGCCGGCTGCGCCTTCCTGTTCTGGAACCTGCCGCACGACGCCAAGATGGTGCTGCCGATCTGGGGCGGCGTCGGCCTGGTGATCTACTTCCTGTACGGCTACCGCAAGAGCCACATGGCCAAGGGTCGGATGGAAGTCCACGAAGACGACGCCGACATCCCGCCGCCGCCGGCGACGACCTGATCGGACCGAAACGACAGAAAGGCCCCGGAGCGATCCGGGGCCTTTTTTGTTGGTGGATACAGCCGCAAGGCGCTTAATCGGCGAGCGACCGCGTCGCGAGCGTTAGCGCGCTGGAACGGAATGGCGCTCAAGCAGCGAGGCTCCGCGAGCCCGAGCGTTAGCGCCCCTAGAAGGAAGAGTTGGTGCGGATGAGAGGACTCGAACCTCCACATCTCTCGATGCCAGAACCTAAATCTGGTGCGTCTACCAGTTTCGCCACATCCGCACGGTAGGAGCGCCGCTCTACAGGCGGGCCGCGCTCGCGTCTACGCCCACAGCCGAATCGCGTCCTCATTGACGGGGTCGTCGTTCGCCACCACCCCGGCCGTATAGGTCAGCCGGGTCTCGCGCGAGCCGCAGCGGCAGCGGAACCGCTCGGAGCGGCCGCTGACGGGCCAGAAGCGGCGCGCGCCGAACAGGGGCTGGGGATCGACCAGGATCTCGTGGCTGCATCCGGACCCCGCACAGGCGACGACCAGCTGGGCGCCGGTCACATGCACGCCGGCCGCCGCCGTGGACGGCGCGGCGCCCAGGCCGGGCCGGGCGAATCTTTCGGTCCTGATATCGTGCATGGCGCTCCTCCTGCCCCGAAGGCTAGGCAGGCGAGCGGATCGGCTCAAGCCGCTTGTTGCCGTTCCGTTCCCGTTTCTGTGGACGATGCCGACGAGCGCCGTTCGCCCTATTTCAGGTCGCGCAGCACTGCCGGCAGCAGCTCCGGCAGGTCCTCCGCGATCAGGCCGGGACCGAAGCGTTCGGCGGCGTCGGCGTGCATCCAGACCGCCGCAGAGGCGGCCTCGAAACTGTCCATCCGCTGGGCGATCAGGCCCGCGATCATTCCGGCGAGGACGTCGCCGCTGCCGGCCGTGGCCAACCAGGGGCTGCCGTTCGGATTGATCCTCAGCCGGCCATCAGGCGAGGCGATGATCGTCTCACGGCCCTTCAGCACCACCACGGCCCCCGCGACGCGGGCGGCCTCCCAGGCGGCGGTCTCGCGTCCGTGCTTGAGCAGGTTCGGGAACACCCGGTCGAACTCTCCCTCATGCGGGGTCAGGACGTCGTCGCGGTCCAGACAGGCGAACAGGGCCTTGGGCCGGTCCTTGAACAGGGTCAGGGCGTCGGCGTCGACCACCAGGGCCGCGCCTGTGCGACCAAGGGCCGCGAGGTTGTAGCCGGTCTCCTCCTCCAGCCCCGCCGCGGGGCCGATGACCACGGCGTCCAGCGGATCGGCCAGCCGGCCGAGAGCCTCGGGCGACAGGAATTCGTCGATCATGATCGCGGTCACCGTCGGGGCGATCACCGGGGCCGCGCCGGGCGGACACAGGATGCGCACCAGACCCGCGCCGATCCTCAGACCTGCCCGCGCCGCCAGCCGGGCCGCGCCCGTATTCCAGGCGGGACCGGAGACCACGCCCAGCCGGCCCCTTTGATGTTTGTGCGCGTCCGGACCGGGCCACGGCAGAATATTGCGCCATAGAGCCGGGGTGTTGGATTCCGTCATCTATCAGTCGGTCCTCTGACACGGAAAATACAAATGGGGCTTGCCTTATGCTGCAATGCGATGTCCCTTTGCTCCCCGAGCGTCCGGCCAATCAAGAGCCGCCTCAGGATTGCAATGAAAAAGATCGAAGCCGTCATCAAGCCTTTCAAGCTGGACGATGTGAAAGAGGCGCTCCAGGACATCGGAGTGCAGGGCATGACTGTGCTGGAGGCCAAGGGATATGGCCGCCAGAAGGGCCATTCCGAACTCTATCGCGGGGCTGAGTACGTCATCGACTTCCTGCCCAAGATCAAGATCGAGGTGGTGGTCGCCGACGACCTCTATCCGGCCGTGGTCGAGGCCATCCAGACGGCGGCCCGCACGGGCAAGATCGGCGACGGAAAGATCTTCGTCACCGAGGTCACCGACGTCATCCGAATCCGAACCGGAGAAACCGGCGCCCAGGCCGTTTGATCAAACCCCGTCGAAGGGTTTCTGGGACCCGACGACACAGCTTCCTCCCCATAAGAAACAGGACCATCGAGAATGAGCG
The genomic region above belongs to Brevundimonas goettingensis and contains:
- a CDS encoding MFS transporter — protein: MTQSDLLFAPSPASTRRVLFASLIGTTIEFFDFYIYATAAVLVFPALFFPGTDPAAAQLSSFVTFAIAFFARPVGAVVFGHFGDRVGRKATLVAALMTMGLSTIAIGLLPTHAQVGVIAPLLLAICRFGQGFGLGGEWGGAVLLATENAPPGRKAWFGMFPQLGAPIGFILSTGAFILLTSFMAEADFLSWGWRIPFVASSILVFVGLWVRLRIHETPEFQKVVAKAERVRAPVLTLFARYKGALALGALGGTTTFVVFYLLTVWGLSWATGELGLSRADILPLQLIGVMFFGAFIPVAALAADRWGQLRILMLASIGIGVFGFLIAPLFNAGLPGLLVYFALGFALMGCTYGPLSAAMARPFPAAVRYTGASMAFNVAGILGASLAPYVATMLGKSFGLGAVGLYLTGAALLTTLALWAMTRLKNEEGEGAA
- a CDS encoding bile acid:sodium symporter family protein, whose protein sequence is MSTLRRLIDPYLLMLIATVAIAAVLPARGEWAVVAEWVTTAAVALLFFLYGARLSPAAIWAGLSHWRLQSMVFASTFVLFPLIGLAVNAVFGRFLAPEIAVGLLYLSLLPSTVQSSIAFTSIARGNVPAALCSASLSNLLGVVLTPLLVTFLLPGASGGISLKAVEDISLQILLPFVLGQAARPLIGAFLSRHAKLVGYVDRGSILLVVYAAFSAGMVAGIWGKLDVLDLGLVFLLNILVLGAVMVTLTIASRRLGFSKEDEIAIVFCGSKKGMVSGIPMAAILFAGQAVSLIVLPLMLFHQIQLFVCAVLARRYAERPEGEPAPVKETAELPA
- a CDS encoding DUF3667 domain-containing protein codes for the protein MSTLPEIAEVAPTSTLLCRNCAHPVTGRYCGECGQTVVQRDRVLDLVIEWLMAFARPDGILWSTLGLLLLNPGRLTRDWWEGRRTLRMSPVRTVFAVVVFGSILTLAQSLAWPRSDGVIGSILQLFVFQTAVVGTAVTALIMPLLLPSRLKRTFYQHVAFALYESAFLGLAACSVLAFIVVSGLSVQYVGDFAVARLLMNPTMSLAPLVLPVLFIAIVVHGVAHVRFAYGLSWFGSAARVIALGVVMFIGSMLAYVILQVTGITYFLVPI
- the hrpB gene encoding ATP-dependent helicase HrpB, whose protein sequence is MLPIHAVLEDLKTAIAGSDAVVLAAPPGAGKTTVVPLALLDQDWLGDGKVLVLEPRRLAARAAAERMAATLKESAGETVGYRTRLQSRIGPKTRIEVITEGVFTRIILEDPGLDGVGAVLFDEFHERSLDADLGLALARESQSLLRPDLKLLVMSATLDIAGVSALLQGAPVVEAQGRMFPVETRYLGRNAAERFEDAMARACRQALTEETGSILAFLPGQGEIHRTLQRLNEQVHDPAVDVVALYGALDKAEQDRALGPSPPGRRKIVLATSVAETSLTIEGVRVVIDGGLSRVPRFEPSSGLTRLITVRVSRSSAEQRRGRAGRVEPGVCYRLWDEEQTRGLVPHQRPEILEADLTAFALDLARWGARSAEELALRDPPPAGAFAEARNVLTRLGALDQAGALTDHGKRLIGIPLTPRLAHLAAVAADAGEAMLGAKLAAVLSEPGLGGNDVDIRERLRGLERDRSPRARDAMKLAERWSRAASQGRGKGGDGDIGTLLAAAFPERIARARGKPGEVLLASGRGAFLDPTDQLAREPWLAVAEVGGGDARDRIRLAAPVDPAALEDQVTVEDRLTREPSGRMVMRRIRRLGAIVVDEKITGAPDRAAVTAALKAEVERDGLRDLKWGERASDLRARLVWLAGLEDGWPDMSEAGLLAERETWLWPLLETVQSLEAISDGALEQGLRTLIPWDRQRALDDLAPARLVTPLGSAAIDYAAEGGPRVDIRVQELFGLKTHPTVGGHARVALTLALLSPARRPVQMTKDLPGFWSGSWAAVRAEMRGRYPRHPWPEDPANADPTSRAKPRGT
- a CDS encoding amino acid permease; translated protein: MWRVKSLDAILATAEKKSLHRSLGPVQLTLLGIGAIIGTGIFVLTAAASQKAGPGMMLSFVIAGAVCAVAALCYSELAAMAPVSGSAYTYTYAVMGELLAWCVGWALILEYAVAASAVSVGWSGYVLGLIENGLHFNFPDLLSAGPTWAMKGFIPVPDFSAGIVNVPAIIVALAVTGLLILGTTESARVNAILVAIKVIALTVFIVLTLPVIDTANLSPFTPNGMFGAYSGMGVVGAAASIFFAYVGFDAVSTAAEETKNPQKNVPIGLIGSLAFCTVFYLLVALGAAGAIGAQPVLGAGGAAVEPGSPAFVAACALPANAQQLVCSNEALAHVLRVIGHPQVGNALGLAAMLALPSVILMMIYGQTRIFFVMARDGLLPEGLTKMHKTFKTPYIVTLFTGIAVAIAAALFPVGKLADISNSGTLFAFFMVSIAVLVLRKTDPNRGRPFRMPLVWIIAPISAAGCAFLFWNLPHDAKMVLPIWGGVGLVIYFLYGYRKSHMAKGRMEVHEDDADIPPPPATT
- a CDS encoding NAD(P)H-hydrate dehydratase encodes the protein MTESNTPALWRNILPWPGPDAHKHQRGRLGVVSGPAWNTGAARLAARAGLRIGAGLVRILCPPGAAPVIAPTVTAIMIDEFLSPEALGRLADPLDAVVIGPAAGLEEETGYNLAALGRTGAALVVDADALTLFKDRPKALFACLDRDDVLTPHEGEFDRVFPNLLKHGRETAAWEAARVAGAVVVLKGRETIIASPDGRLRINPNGSPWLATAGSGDVLAGMIAGLIAQRMDSFEAASAAVWMHADAAERFGPGLIAEDLPELLPAVLRDLK
- a CDS encoding P-II family nitrogen regulator gives rise to the protein MKKIEAVIKPFKLDDVKEALQDIGVQGMTVLEAKGYGRQKGHSELYRGAEYVIDFLPKIKIEVVVADDLYPAVVEAIQTAARTGKIGDGKIFVTEVTDVIRIRTGETGAQAV